The Pseudomonas azotoformans genome has a segment encoding these proteins:
- a CDS encoding nucleoside triphosphate pyrophosphohydrolase family protein, producing the protein MELNAYQQQAQFTDQVALRGNSALDSNVIVPLLGLAGETGELLSEYKKHLRDGKSHLLFKDRVAEELGDLLWYVANVAEKFDLKLEEIAQKNLHKTLGRWGAPGSLLTNFDSGYEHGESFPRKFEVELREVSAEGGTKIRTFIDGVKIGDDLTDNADDADGYRFHDVFHLSYVAILGWSPVIRKLLGRKRKSISKVDEVQDGGRAQVIDEAVAALVFDYAKEHNWLEGVGDIDYKLLRTIKGITSLLEVKQRTMGEWQRAILTGFDVWRKVLANSGGLIVVDLDSKLLSYVEADE; encoded by the coding sequence ATGGAACTTAATGCTTATCAGCAACAAGCGCAATTCACTGATCAAGTAGCTCTGCGAGGTAACAGCGCACTTGATTCGAATGTTATTGTACCGCTTCTCGGTCTTGCCGGTGAGACTGGTGAGTTATTAAGTGAATATAAAAAGCACCTACGGGATGGTAAGTCACACTTGTTATTCAAGGATCGGGTAGCTGAGGAACTGGGTGACTTACTTTGGTATGTTGCAAACGTCGCAGAAAAATTTGATCTTAAACTCGAAGAAATTGCTCAAAAAAACCTGCACAAAACTTTGGGCCGCTGGGGGGCACCAGGCTCACTTTTGACTAATTTTGATTCTGGGTATGAACATGGTGAAAGCTTTCCTAGAAAGTTTGAAGTCGAACTTCGCGAAGTCTCCGCTGAGGGGGGCACTAAGATTCGTACTTTTATTGATGGGGTCAAGATTGGCGATGATTTGACTGATAATGCTGATGACGCTGACGGATATAGATTTCATGATGTCTTTCATTTGAGTTATGTTGCGATTCTTGGATGGTCTCCCGTGATTCGTAAGCTACTTGGACGGAAACGGAAGAGTATTTCGAAAGTAGATGAAGTGCAAGATGGCGGGCGGGCTCAGGTTATTGATGAGGCCGTTGCTGCGTTGGTTTTCGATTATGCTAAGGAACATAATTGGCTTGAAGGTGTGGGTGATATTGACTACAAGTTACTTCGCACTATTAAAGGTATTACTTCTCTGTTGGAAGTAAAACAACGGACGATGGGAGAGTGGCAGAGAGCCATTTTAACTGGGTTTGATGTTTGGAGAAAGGTTTTGGCTAACTCCGGAGGCTTGATTGTTGTGGATCTAGATAGTAAGTTGCTGAGCTACGTTGAGGCTGATGAGTGA
- the acpS gene encoding holo-ACP synthase: MKMPMAAGYLKGHGVDIVDIDRFSVLLNVEFEPFLSRYFTSVELNSIIGSSSGLEKLAGKFAVKESVLKALGVGWGNGISFVDVEVYNHDSGAPAVRLFRRLAELETEMNITGWLVSCTHTRTISMASVVAVGANP, from the coding sequence ATGAAGATGCCAATGGCGGCAGGTTATCTAAAAGGTCACGGTGTCGATATTGTAGACATTGATCGTTTTTCAGTATTGCTAAATGTTGAATTCGAACCTTTTCTTAGTCGATATTTTACAAGTGTTGAGTTGAATTCGATAATTGGAAGCTCTTCTGGTTTAGAGAAATTGGCTGGAAAATTTGCTGTAAAGGAATCCGTATTAAAAGCTCTGGGAGTGGGGTGGGGTAATGGAATCTCATTCGTCGATGTCGAAGTTTATAATCACGACAGCGGCGCTCCCGCCGTCAGGCTTTTCAGGCGGTTAGCGGAGCTAGAGACTGAAATGAATATCACGGGATGGCTCGTAAGCTGTACTCATACAAGGACTATCTCTATGGCTAGTGTTGTAGCTGTAGGAGCCAATCCTTAG
- the dgt gene encoding dGTPase — protein sequence MSESRISQFYLSMLTDIRRRDSAGPSGRNLAMQAASDRGRVLFSAAFRRLQSKTQAFPQEWNASVRTRLTHSLEVASIGRYLAEKISEQLFEKGMLGEKNNIETLYRTNAFISFVEVSCLMHDLGNPPFGHFGEASIQEWFAARIEKNKEKFSKYHHSEFTQLYQDFTYFDGNPQGFRMATRLQWNKDEFGYNLTYSQLSATLKYPWTPERIGEVQNGKTVKKSGVFHSEKKILSELQSKLSINTMSRHPLSYIMEAADDISYCLSDIEDALEKNIVRCYDVVFALRTGLGELNKNRIAMEILNSLPLEHSEDPAWFTAFRTTVTNVLVDRSCQLYIRHHAKIEAGEYFSLLDKSKAAKALLDIIRKFSKEYLYSSAVIRERELVGFQVVTGILDRFGLLLDLSSNDAEQLLINKVQPKATGSALASTLQSFLPRKHIKVYEHTLLEIRKTKNSKKRFELLEWIARAHLIVDYLSGMTDDFAIVTYRRLYGGGANNI from the coding sequence ATGAGCGAATCACGAATATCTCAGTTTTATCTCTCTATGCTTACGGATATTCGCAGACGCGACTCTGCTGGCCCTTCTGGTAGAAATCTCGCGATGCAGGCAGCGAGTGACCGGGGGCGAGTATTATTTTCTGCAGCATTTCGCAGGCTTCAATCCAAAACTCAAGCCTTTCCACAAGAGTGGAACGCATCGGTACGAACGAGACTTACACACTCCCTAGAGGTAGCATCAATTGGACGTTACCTAGCGGAAAAGATTTCAGAGCAGCTATTCGAAAAAGGGATGCTCGGAGAAAAAAATAACATAGAGACCCTTTATAGAACCAACGCCTTCATCTCGTTTGTCGAAGTTTCATGCTTGATGCACGACCTGGGAAACCCACCGTTTGGGCACTTCGGAGAGGCGTCAATCCAAGAGTGGTTTGCTGCTAGAATCGAAAAAAACAAAGAAAAATTCTCTAAATATCATCATTCTGAATTCACCCAACTGTACCAGGACTTTACATATTTTGACGGCAACCCCCAAGGTTTCCGGATGGCAACAAGGTTGCAATGGAACAAAGATGAATTTGGCTACAATCTAACTTACTCACAATTATCTGCAACACTAAAGTACCCATGGACCCCTGAACGTATTGGCGAGGTCCAAAATGGTAAAACTGTGAAAAAATCAGGAGTATTCCATAGTGAGAAAAAAATACTTTCAGAATTACAAAGCAAATTAAGTATAAATACGATGTCCAGGCATCCGTTGTCATACATAATGGAAGCTGCGGATGACATATCATATTGCTTAAGCGACATTGAGGATGCATTAGAAAAGAACATTGTCAGATGCTATGATGTTGTATTTGCGTTACGGACCGGCTTAGGAGAGCTCAATAAAAATAGAATTGCAATGGAAATTCTCAACTCATTGCCACTGGAACACTCCGAAGATCCTGCATGGTTTACCGCCTTCCGAACCACTGTGACAAATGTTTTGGTTGACCGTTCATGCCAGCTATATATAAGACATCATGCTAAAATAGAGGCGGGTGAATATTTCTCACTTCTTGATAAATCAAAAGCTGCTAAAGCACTGCTAGATATCATCAGAAAGTTCTCGAAAGAATATCTATACTCCAGTGCCGTTATCAGGGAAAGAGAGCTTGTCGGCTTTCAAGTAGTTACCGGCATCCTAGATAGATTTGGCCTTTTGCTTGACCTATCCAGCAATGATGCAGAACAGCTTTTAATCAATAAAGTACAACCCAAGGCTACAGGCTCGGCATTAGCTTCAACGCTACAAAGTTTTCTACCTCGCAAGCACATAAAAGTATACGAGCATACATTGCTTGAAATACGGAAAACTAAAAATTCAAAAAAACGATTCGAGCTACTTGAATGGATAGCAAGAGCGCACTTGATTGTGGATTACCTGTCAGGAATGACGGATGATTTTGCAATAGTAACATATCGGCGCTTATACGGTGGCGGAGCAAACAACATATGA
- a CDS encoding nucleotide kinase domain-containing protein — protein MKRGENVRLDFGSEKEASISVPSKKVISHLLPIKITEAYDTYWKFAVERQNIFFRRLESSPKPWTVDPILSVHKFTNAYRASDRVSQYLIRNVIYRKDLPSSVNEVFFRVMLFKIFNKIETWQLLENAFGLITYEDYSFNSYDRILSQAMASGRRIYSAAYIMPPGSSAFGHSAKHQNHLKLLEMMMSDELASKLASLHKMQPAFELFKSYPTIGDFLAYQFVTDVNYSEITDFTEMDFVIPGPGARDGLRKCFEYTAGLNEAELIRLMVDNQELEFERLGLEFNSLWGRRLQLIDCQNLFCEVDKYSRVAHPDISGISGRTKIKQKFTPTGPIEFPWYPPKWKLNNKIAEDAVARHGVDIKELSEDEEFRQTKMIL, from the coding sequence GTGAAGAGGGGTGAAAATGTTCGGTTGGACTTCGGTTCGGAAAAAGAAGCTAGTATTTCTGTACCGTCGAAAAAAGTGATTTCTCATCTGCTACCAATAAAAATAACAGAGGCATATGATACATATTGGAAATTCGCAGTTGAAAGACAGAATATTTTCTTTCGACGTCTAGAAAGTAGCCCCAAACCTTGGACAGTAGACCCCATTTTATCTGTTCATAAATTTACCAATGCGTATCGTGCATCCGATAGAGTAAGTCAATATTTAATAAGAAACGTTATCTATAGAAAGGATCTTCCGAGTTCTGTAAATGAAGTTTTTTTCAGGGTAATGCTTTTTAAGATTTTTAACAAAATTGAAACGTGGCAGCTCTTAGAAAATGCCTTTGGTTTGATAACGTATGAGGATTATAGTTTTAATTCTTACGACCGTATTTTGAGTCAGGCAATGGCTTCTGGGAGGCGCATATATTCGGCCGCATATATTATGCCTCCGGGAAGTTCGGCTTTTGGGCATTCGGCGAAACATCAGAATCACCTGAAGCTATTGGAAATGATGATGTCCGATGAGTTGGCAAGTAAACTTGCGAGCTTACACAAAATGCAGCCAGCCTTCGAACTTTTTAAAAGCTACCCTACGATTGGGGATTTTCTTGCCTATCAGTTTGTTACGGATGTCAACTACAGCGAAATAACTGATTTTACAGAAATGGATTTTGTTATACCTGGCCCCGGCGCCCGAGACGGATTACGGAAGTGTTTTGAATACACGGCAGGACTCAATGAGGCTGAGTTGATCCGGCTAATGGTTGATAATCAAGAGCTTGAGTTTGAAAGATTGGGTCTAGAGTTCAATTCTTTATGGGGAAGGAGATTGCAGTTAATTGATTGTCAGAACCTTTTTTGTGAAGTGGATAAGTATTCTAGAGTTGCTCATCCAGATATAAGTGGGATATCGGGGAGGACTAAAATTAAGCAGAAATTTACTCCAACAGGCCCCATAGAGTTTCCTTGGTACCCTCCAAAATGGAAGTTGAACAACAAGATTGCTGAAGATGCTGTGGCTCGCCACGGGGTCGATATTAAAGAGCTGTCTGAAGATGAAGAGTTTCGCCAGACCAAAATGATACTATAG
- a CDS encoding primase 1D-like protein, whose protein sequence is MSSILESHPIEMTPLWLNELKGEWTAHVSIYQYCPQQVDDARIIIPIRAKDLTPAWLNKQLEALPSDSELALHSELINKNKKLHIPMIDFSQPTKPSEENLSWIEKHSNLKFNIYESGRSYHGYGEKLLTHDEWIKFMGLLLLASAPGTISIVDTRWIGHRLIAGYAALRWSKNTQQYLKSPTRII, encoded by the coding sequence ATGAGTTCCATCTTGGAGTCGCATCCAATTGAAATGACACCCCTTTGGCTTAATGAACTGAAGGGGGAGTGGACCGCACACGTGTCAATTTATCAGTATTGCCCACAGCAGGTAGACGATGCGCGCATAATAATCCCCATTAGAGCTAAAGATTTAACACCAGCTTGGCTCAATAAACAACTAGAAGCTTTACCTAGCGACTCCGAGCTAGCATTACACTCAGAACTAATAAATAAGAACAAAAAATTACATATACCAATGATCGACTTTTCACAACCAACCAAACCATCCGAAGAGAACTTGAGTTGGATTGAAAAACACTCAAATCTAAAATTTAACATCTATGAAAGTGGTCGTTCATATCACGGATATGGCGAAAAGTTACTCACCCATGACGAGTGGATAAAATTTATGGGGTTATTACTCCTTGCCAGCGCTCCAGGGACTATCTCAATAGTTGATACTCGCTGGATAGGGCACCGCCTAATAGCTGGATATGCCGCACTACGTTGGAGTAAAAATACCCAGCAATATCTGAAATCGCCGACTCGAATAATATAA
- a CDS encoding integrase domain-containing protein: MALVGRRDGRNFGYGRQLSYAGLQALKDMFGGGHYGTVKAHSDRWQTFVRWCRSEDGPGINDARQIDRQTLLEYAGYLRQQVEQGAIGIATAQNRLSSVNRTMAALRGDQYVKVVSPSKALGMRRISVRQSVPQGQDREHVKRIVDVLREHQMQRAAAIVHLVRAAGMRLREAILADLPRLQREAEQLGRINIQDGTKGGRSGASAPRWITVDEHIRDALAFALQVSPHGSRNLLAANERYLDFQQVIVRPAREILHTHNLKGFHELRATYACERYEQITQHPAPINGGNCYQLDHHLDQEARAQISYELGHGRIDVVSAYIGGRA, encoded by the coding sequence ATGGCACTGGTAGGTAGACGGGACGGGCGGAATTTTGGCTATGGTCGGCAACTGAGCTATGCCGGGCTGCAAGCGCTGAAAGACATGTTCGGCGGCGGACACTATGGGACCGTTAAAGCGCACAGTGATCGCTGGCAGACGTTTGTTCGGTGGTGTCGGTCGGAGGATGGACCAGGAATTAACGATGCGCGACAAATTGATCGGCAGACCCTGCTGGAATACGCCGGATATCTGCGTCAGCAAGTTGAACAAGGCGCTATAGGCATCGCCACCGCGCAAAACCGATTGTCCAGCGTGAACCGGACCATGGCTGCGCTTCGAGGTGATCAGTATGTGAAGGTCGTGAGTCCGAGCAAGGCGTTGGGAATGCGGCGCATCAGTGTTCGTCAATCGGTACCGCAAGGCCAAGATCGCGAACATGTGAAACGGATCGTGGACGTACTCCGCGAACACCAAATGCAACGCGCTGCCGCCATCGTGCACTTGGTGCGAGCCGCCGGAATGCGCTTACGCGAGGCCATTTTGGCCGACCTTCCTCGACTGCAACGGGAAGCCGAGCAACTCGGGAGGATCAACATCCAGGACGGCACCAAAGGTGGCCGCTCGGGAGCCTCGGCCCCTCGGTGGATAACGGTGGATGAGCACATCCGCGACGCACTGGCATTCGCCCTTCAAGTCTCGCCCCATGGTAGCCGCAACCTGCTTGCAGCAAATGAACGCTACCTCGATTTCCAACAGGTAATCGTTCGCCCCGCACGGGAGATTCTCCATACGCACAACCTCAAGGGCTTCCACGAATTGCGGGCGACCTATGCGTGCGAACGCTATGAGCAAATCACACAGCATCCTGCCCCCATCAACGGTGGCAATTGCTACCAACTTGATCATCACCTCGATCAGGAAGCCCGAGCACAAATCAGCTATGAGCTGGGACACGGTCGTATCGACGTGGTGTCGGCTTACATTGGTGGCCGAGCATGA